The DNA region CCCATCCTAGGGACATTTGGTGATGGCTGGGGATATCTTGGGATGTCACAACTGGAGTGGGTGCTGCTGggtttcccctcccctccctctcccaggcAGGCTGTGGCCCTCTGGCCCTCTTACCAGCTCCTGTATCCAACTCAGTCCTGGCCTCAAGATTCCCAGGACGGAGCATCTTTCGCCAAACAGAACTCATTCATTTGCAAGCACTTGTGGATATAAATAGAAATCCCCccaccaaaatataaatatgtatgttatgaaaaaataatttatatgtcattatatataaaattatatatcttatataagacatatattatataattatataatatatcttatataattatatatataaaatcatatatattatgtaattgcCCATAAATGGAAATATGCCACAACTAGTATGTCACTTTTCTGCTGATGAGAGAGAATTCCTTAGTCTTTACTGCGAGGGAaaggtatttatacattctttgCTGCATAGTATTCTAGCATATGGCTATAACCACAATTCATCTAATGTAAATATCCAAGAACTGAATGAAGACCAGCAACTCTAGAGGCCAAGGCTGTTGCAAGTAATGCTTCTGCTTTGTTCATGCATCTTTTCCTGCTGAGAGGAATTTATAATGCagatacactcacacacatgcaatTCCTAAGCCACAGGGATCATGTTTTTGTAAGTGTCATTTTTACACTATTCTAAACAGATGGTACCAGTTTTCATACCAGTTTATGTTCATGACACATAATGTTTTCAGAGTCATCTCACAGATGCCTCCTCAGGTCGGGCAGACACCCACCATTACGTGAGGGATCTAAGTTTGCTTCTAGAGCAAATTCTTCCCCCTTCACTACCCAACTTTGTAACTGATGCCCTTGGCTTACCTAACATAGAAATGGCAAAGAGTTTGACATTTGAAACAATATCATTGCCCTTCTTAATTGgtgtattttgttttctgcttttagaAAGATACACTGGTAACCCCAGTGGTGGGTTTTATAGACCACAACTTCCAGGCCCAGCCTAATCCTGATGAAGTCAAGGATGTGTTCCTGGTGCCACTGGACTACTTCCTGTATCCGAAGGTCCACTCCCAGAAGTACATCACACACTCTGgacatggttttatttttcattgctttgagTATACAAATCCTGAAGATGGGGTGACTTACCTAATCAGGGGCATGACTGCAAAACTTGCTCTATTGGTTGCCTTaattatttggggggaaaaaccTAACTTTGAGATAGAATTTAATCTCGATGATGTCATAGCATCTTGTGAAAAGTCCTTCCTTCATAAATATGCTACAAGCCAGCTGTGACTTACTAGATCAAaatccaaaaactagccataGGTCTCTGGGGTGAGCTTATGCACAGAGCATCAGAAAACACCAGGTATAGGGATCAGATAGATGTGAACGACTTTCCTGCATATGAAAGTAAAATCCTTGCCTTTTTTCCTAGTTGTTTTCTATTGATATCTATCTGGAAGAGCAGAAGCCTTTCAAGAGTGGAAAGTGTATTTACAGTGTCATTTGATTTCCCCCACAATATGCTAATGCTTTCTTAAATGCTTAAGAGAGAGGATCTGGCACATAATAAGCTCTTGATAAACGTGACCATGTGGCATTTGTCTTATGTGTAGGACAGTGTCCTTTTTAGTCTGTTGTTAGATGTGGCTGAAGCTTGGTGGCTGTCAGCACCTGCCCTCCCTTTCCTCCATGGCAGGTGCCCCAGGGGGCAGCAGCATTCCCCAGGATCCCTGCCATGAAGTGGGCCTCTGGGATTTCATTGAGGCCAGTATGATGGAGGTGGGCGTTGACCCTGAGGTTGTCCCCAGCTTAAGAGACAAGCCAATTTCCCTATTCCACTCTGTCTCTTCCATGAGCTGTTCTATGGGCTTCTCTGCAACCCAGTCTTCACTGTATAGATAAGGAAAATTCCAGGGGCGGGTGGCAGAACCAAAAGATGGTCAGAGCTCAGATCTTCAAATGAAGCAATCGTCCCACCCGCACTGATGCTTGGGATGTGTTCCAGGAGGGAAGAATAAAATTCTATCATCACTCTGCCACTGGAATTTAGGGTACCTTTTTCACATGCTTGCTGTAACCCTAAGTAATATTCTGTAACACTTGAATATGGCTAAATAACCATTTGCCAAAGCTTAAGGGGTTTGTTACAAATAGCACTTGGCATTCCAGTACATAGGttctgtggtgtatatacacagtgCCCTCCGCGGGCCTGGGGGTTTCATAGATGTCAGCTAAAACAGCCAAAATCCAGAACTCGAGAAGCCAGTACACCTACTGATTGGGAGAGGGAACCGTCTATGTCTCATGATGATGAGGGCAGAAAACCTGGTTCCAAACACGAGCCCCAAAGTGAAAAGTCGAAAGATAAACATTCCGGACGGACTGCCTTGAGATCCACCACTTCTGCGGGCATCTCCGTGAACCGTGCTTTGGAGTCAGCAGGAATGCCTTTGCTTAATCATGACACTGACTGACCGTGTTGCGTGAGGTCAGAGAAGCTAGTGACTAAAGCCGCACAACCACAGCTCTGGGGTGGCAGTCTCACGCCTTGCTGAGTGTTACTTAATTATTAGGAAGCCAAAGCATTTTTAAGTAAGACTTTACTCTTGCTGAAACTGCGATACCATCAATCTGCCATGCAACTGTCCACAGCTgctgagtttttattttctgaaagttgGCAGAGGCAAAGACCCATTCCCCTCCCTGCTCTATACCCATAAATGTTTCAAAGGCATAAATCTAGCTGCAGCCTTGAAAGCAGATGTTGGGTAGCCACCCCATTAACATTCTGTAACTAGCCCTCCATGAGCAGCCCCAACTGTTTCTGAACAATTACAGAGGCATTTGCAAATGTGTATTTAC from Marmota flaviventris isolate mMarFla1 chromosome 18, mMarFla1.hap1, whole genome shotgun sequence includes:
- the Nudt7 gene encoding peroxisomal coenzyme A diphosphatase NUDT7, yielding MSRPCQLQETGRNNLIDDAKARLKKLDVGTKYDHLSCHKYSILLPLLVKEGKLHLLFTRRSEKLRRSPGEVCFPGGKRDPTDKDDIDTALREAQEEVGLRPQQVEVISRLVPYLFDKDTLVTPVVGFIDHNFQAQPNPDEVKDVFLVPLDYFLYPKVHSQKYITHSGHGFIFHCFEYTNPEDGVTYLIRGMTAKLALLVALIIWGEKPNFEIEFNLDDVIASCEKSFLHKYATSQL